The Euzebya rosea genomic interval CGCGGAACAACCGCACCAGCGACCCTGCGGAGAAGTACGTGCAGTGCTCGTAGTACAGGTCCCAGAAGGCTCCTTCGTCGAGCACGCGGAGGACGTCGGGAACCTCCCACAGCACCGGGATGTCGCGATCGCCGATCCCGCGGCGCACGGCGGCCATGAAGGACCGCACGTCATGGATGTGCTCCAGGGTGTGGCGGCAGACGACCGCGTCCTGCGTGATGGGGCCGTGGTCGTCGGTGAACACGTCGCGGACCCACTCGATGTTGCGTACCGTCCGTCGTTCGGGATGGATCCCCGGGTCGATGCCCACACCGGCGCCGAGTCCCGCCTCGACCATCCATTCCAGGAACTCGCCCTTCCCGCAGCCGATCTCCAGCGCGGTGGCACCGGTGAGCCCGTGATCGGTGACCCATCGTTCGGCCAGCGCCCGACCCCAGGCCACGAAGCGGTCGGAGTAGGCCTGGGTCTCCTCGTAGCGCTGGGAGTACTCCGTTCGACCGGGCTCGAAGGCCCGGTTGGTGATCAGGCCGCAGTCCTCGCAGAAGGCGAGCAGCAGCTCGCCGACCGGAAGCGCGGCCACCTCGTCGAGGTCGTCCAGCAGCAGGCAGCTGTTGGTGGGAACCTCCTCGACGTGGTGGAAGTCGGTCAGGTCGGGGCTGCCGCACGCCGGGCAGCGGACGATCGGGGCGCTCACGTGATCACCGTCGGTTCGGGGATGGGGACGATGAACGTCCCGCCGCGGCTGACGTACTCGGCCTGCTGGGCCACGATCTCCGGGGCGAAGTTCCAGGCGAGGACGAGGACGTCGTCGGGTTGGTCCTGGAGCAAGGCCTCGGGTGACCTGATCGGGATGTGCACGCCGGGCACCAGCAGGCCCTGCTTGTGGACGTTGCGGTCCACGACGTACTCGATCAGCTCGGTGCCGATCCCGGCGGTGTTCAGCAGGGTGCTGCCCTTGGCCGCGGCACCGTAGGCGGCGATGCGTCGCCCGCTGGACCGTCGCTGCCGCAGCATCGCCAGCAACGACTCGATCGTCTCGTCGACCCGCTCGCTGAAGCTGGCGTAGTAGTCCAGCGACGGCACCCCCTCCGCGGCCTCCAGCGCCAGCAGCGCCCGTACCCGTTCGGAGACGTCGCGTTGTCGTCCGCAGTGCCAGCGCAACGTGCCGCCGTGCAGGTCGGGGAAGTACTCCACGTCGTTGAGCGACAGGCCGTTGTCGCGCATCAGGTTGTCGACCGACGTGCACGAGAAGTAGCTGTGGTGCTCGTGGTAGATCGTGTCGAACTCGCCCTTGCGGACGAGGTCGCGGACCCACGGGTTCTCGATGGTCACGACGCCGTCGTCGGCGAGCAGCAGCGCCATGCCCTGCACGAACCCGCGCAGGTCCGGCACGTGGGCCATCACGTTGTTGGCGATGATGACGTCGGCACGCAGCCCGTCGGCGACCAGTCCACGCGCCACCTCGACCCCGAAGAACGCCGCGAGCGTGGGCACGCCGATGGCCCGTGCGGCCTCGGCCTGGCCGGGCGCCGGGTCGATGCCGAGCACCTCGATGTCCTGCTCGACGAAGTTCCTCAGCAGGTAGCCGTCGTTGCTGGCGATCTCCACCACGAGCGAGTCGCCGTCCAGGCCGCGGTCGGCGATCAGGCGCTCCGCGTGGGCCCGGCTGTGGGCGAGCAGATCGTCGCTGAATGAGGAGAAGTACAGGTAGTTGTCGACGAACAGCCGCTGGGGCGGGACCTCGTGGAGGATCTGCACCAGCGTGCAGCCGGCGCACCAGGCCACCTCCAGCGGGTAGGACGGGTCGTGTCGTCCCGCCTGCTCGGGTTCGACGAACGCGTCGGCCAGCGGGGTCTTGCCGAGCGACAGGAACGGGCGCAGGTCGGCGCTGCCGCAGGCCCGACAACGGGTGATGCGAACGGCGCTCACACCAGCACCTCCTTCGGCTGCCAGCGCAGCGAGCCATCGAGCGCCCCACGGTCCATCAGGGACCGGACGTGTCGCAGGCGTTGCAGCCGCCCGCCCTCCAGCCATTCGCGGGTCAGTCCCTCGGCCTCGTACAGCCGACGCAGCTCCTCGGCACCCTCCCGGACGGTCCATCGCGGGGTGGCCTCGGGCAGGACCTCGGCCAGCTTGCTGCAGTCGACCCGGTAGTTGCGGGTGTCGGGTCCGGCGCCGGGCCCGAACCCGATGGTGCTGCCCTCGACGACGTCGGCCACGATCTCGGCCACGTCACGGATGCGGTAGTTCTCGCTCGTCGTGCCGACGTTGAAGGCCTCGCAGTGGATCCGTTCACGGGGGGCCTCGATGCAGGCCACCATGGCGCGGGCGATGTCCTCGACATGCACCAGCGGCCGCCATGGAGTGCCGTCGCTCTTGAGGAGCACCTGTCCGGTGGCCACGGCGTAGCCGGTCAGGTTGTTGACGACGAGGTCGCCACGCAGCCGGGGCGACACGCCGTAGGCGGTGGCGTTGCGCAGGAACACCGGGCTGAAGTCATCGGTGGCCAGCGCGGTCAGGTCGCGTTCGGCAAGCAGCTTGGACTCGCCGTAGGGGGTGACCGGGCGGAACGCCGCCGACTCGTCGATCGGCGCGTTGCCGTGGGCGCCGTAGAGGCTGCAGGAGGAGGAGTAGACGAACCGTTGGACCCCTGCCTCGCGTGCGGCCCGGGCGACGTTGACCGTGCCGCGGTGGTTGATGTCGTAGGTGGTCTCGGCGTTGAGGTCACCCAGCGGGTCGTTGGAGATGGCCGCCAGGTCGATGACCGCGTCGAACCCCTGGAGGTGGGATGCATCGGCGTCCCGGGTGTCCATGCGCAGCGCAGGCAGCGGGACCGGGCGCGGGCCGATG includes:
- a CDS encoding class I SAM-dependent methyltransferase; the encoded protein is MSAVRITRCRACGSADLRPFLSLGKTPLADAFVEPEQAGRHDPSYPLEVAWCAGCTLVQILHEVPPQRLFVDNYLYFSSFSDDLLAHSRAHAERLIADRGLDGDSLVVEIASNDGYLLRNFVEQDIEVLGIDPAPGQAEAARAIGVPTLAAFFGVEVARGLVADGLRADVIIANNVMAHVPDLRGFVQGMALLLADDGVVTIENPWVRDLVRKGEFDTIYHEHHSYFSCTSVDNLMRDNGLSLNDVEYFPDLHGGTLRWHCGRQRDVSERVRALLALEAAEGVPSLDYYASFSERVDETIESLLAMLRQRRSSGRRIAAYGAAAKGSTLLNTAGIGTELIEYVVDRNVHKQGLLVPGVHIPIRSPEALLQDQPDDVLVLAWNFAPEIVAQQAEYVSRGGTFIVPIPEPTVIT
- a CDS encoding NAD-dependent epimerase/dehydratase family protein encodes the protein MRVLVTGHAGYIGTVLVPMLLGHGHVVMGLDTFLYERCGIGPRPVPLPALRMDTRDADASHLQGFDAVIDLAAISNDPLGDLNAETTYDINHRGTVNVARAAREAGVQRFVYSSSCSLYGAHGNAPIDESAAFRPVTPYGESKLLAERDLTALATDDFSPVFLRNATAYGVSPRLRGDLVVNNLTGYAVATGQVLLKSDGTPWRPLVHVEDIARAMVACIEAPRERIHCEAFNVGTTSENYRIRDVAEIVADVVEGSTIGFGPGAGPDTRNYRVDCSKLAEVLPEATPRWTVREGAEELRRLYEAEGLTREWLEGGRLQRLRHVRSLMDRGALDGSLRWQPKEVLV
- a CDS encoding class I SAM-dependent methyltransferase encodes the protein MSAPIVRCPACGSPDLTDFHHVEEVPTNSCLLLDDLDEVAALPVGELLLAFCEDCGLITNRAFEPGRTEYSQRYEETQAYSDRFVAWGRALAERWVTDHGLTGATALEIGCGKGEFLEWMVEAGLGAGVGIDPGIHPERRTVRNIEWVRDVFTDDHGPITQDAVVCRHTLEHIHDVRSFMAAVRRGIGDRDIPVLWEVPDVLRVLDEGAFWDLYYEHCTYFSAGSLVRLFRETGFVVERVERDYDDQYLLLEARPAGSGRTLGPVLELEDDVDVLRKAVRRFRSTVLARLAETRSLVDAVAADGGRVVVWGSGSKGVSYLGAMGAGSPIHYAVDINPHKRGRYIAGGGQRIVPPEFLRDYQPSLVVAMNPVYVGEIGEALHAMGVRARLVAV